From the genome of Candidatus Cloacimonadota bacterium, one region includes:
- a CDS encoding nucleoside deaminase: MTTKFTDEYWMDLALSEANKAFEEDEVPIGAVLVKDNKLIANDHNRTNQLNNVLAHAEKQVIEKIISSQEKFLYDFSLYVTVEPCLMCAGMIIWSRIGKVVFGCFDPKAGAVGSVYNVLLDKNFNHRPEVVSGIREKECSNLISTFFQKKREQRILNSG; encoded by the coding sequence ATGACTACAAAATTTACAGATGAATATTGGATGGATCTCGCTCTATCAGAAGCAAATAAAGCATTTGAAGAAGACGAAGTACCGATCGGAGCAGTTTTAGTTAAAGATAATAAACTTATAGCAAATGATCATAATCGCACAAACCAATTGAATAATGTTCTGGCTCATGCAGAAAAGCAGGTAATTGAAAAAATAATATCTTCCCAAGAAAAATTCCTTTACGATTTTTCTTTATATGTAACGGTTGAGCCGTGTCTGATGTGTGCCGGGATGATCATCTGGTCAAGGATCGGAAAAGTTGTTTTTGGTTGTTTTGATCCCAAAGCCGGAGCAGTAGGTTCTGTTTATAACGTTCTTCTTGATAAGAATTTCAATCATCGCCCGGAAGTTGTTTCAGGTATCAGGGAAAAAGAATGTTCAAACTTGATTTCAACTTTTTTTCAGAAAAAAAGAGAGCAGAGGATTCTAAATAGCGGATAA
- a CDS encoding UDP-glucose/GDP-mannose dehydrogenase family protein, protein MKITVIGTGYVGLVTGTCFADMGNDVICIDKDKNKIEMLKQGQIPIWEPGLEQLVRRNFQEGRLSFTTNIKEAVDKSFICMIAVGTPPDEDGSADLTHVLKVAKDIASCMQEYKIIINKSTVPIGTADKVKDEIQKVLDERGVDFKFDVVSNPEFLKEGAAIEDFMKPERVIVGVENEKVAKIMKELYSPFSRTHEKLILMSVRSAEMTKYAANAMLATKISFINDIANLCELLGADVSEVRHGIGSDSRIGYKFIYPGIGYGGSCFPKDVKALIEIGKKENKDLRVLQAVEAVNDDQKTVLLKKVLKHFGNDLSGKTFAIWGLSFKPQTDDMREAPSIIIINGLIKAGAKIQAYDPVAMNEAKKVFGENSQIKYFEGNYEALKDANALLLLTEWHQFRYPDFSKIKKFLKESVIFDGRNQYNPTELKVAGFSYYAIGRT, encoded by the coding sequence ACAAGGTCAAATTCCGATCTGGGAACCGGGTTTAGAACAATTAGTCAGAAGGAATTTCCAAGAAGGAAGATTGAGTTTTACGACCAATATCAAAGAAGCAGTAGATAAATCTTTTATTTGCATGATCGCAGTTGGAACTCCACCTGATGAAGACGGTTCAGCGGATCTGACTCATGTTCTCAAGGTTGCGAAAGATATTGCATCCTGTATGCAGGAATATAAGATCATCATCAATAAATCGACAGTTCCGATCGGTACAGCTGACAAAGTAAAGGATGAAATACAAAAAGTTTTGGATGAGAGAGGAGTTGACTTCAAATTCGATGTAGTTTCCAATCCTGAATTCCTGAAAGAAGGAGCAGCCATCGAAGATTTTATGAAACCTGAACGCGTGATTGTTGGAGTTGAAAATGAAAAAGTTGCGAAAATCATGAAGGAATTGTATTCTCCTTTCAGTAGAACTCATGAAAAGTTAATATTAATGTCTGTCAGGTCAGCTGAAATGACAAAATATGCAGCCAATGCCATGCTTGCCACAAAAATATCCTTTATAAACGATATTGCTAATCTTTGTGAATTGTTAGGAGCAGATGTCAGCGAAGTTCGTCACGGGATCGGTTCTGATTCGAGGATTGGTTATAAATTCATTTATCCGGGAATTGGTTATGGTGGGAGCTGTTTCCCAAAAGATGTGAAAGCTTTGATAGAAATCGGGAAGAAAGAAAATAAAGACCTTCGTGTTTTACAGGCAGTCGAAGCTGTAAATGACGATCAGAAAACTGTCCTTCTGAAAAAAGTGTTAAAACATTTTGGAAATGACCTATCCGGAAAAACTTTCGCAATCTGGGGATTATCCTTTAAACCGCAAACCGATGATATGAGGGAAGCACCTTCGATTATAATTATTAATGGTTTGATCAAAGCAGGAGCGAAAATCCAGGCTTATGATCCGGTGGCGATGAATGAAGCAAAAAAAGTTTTTGGAGAAAACTCTCAAATCAAATATTTTGAAGGAAATTACGAAGCATTGAAAGATGCAAATGCTCTTCTTTTACTCACGGAATGGCATCAGTTCAGGTATCCGGATTTTTCCAAGATTAAAAAGTTTTTAAAAGAATCAGTAATTTTTGACGGCAGAAACCAGTATAATCCAACAGAATTAAAAGTTGCCGGTTTTTCTTATTACGCGATCGGGAGAACATAA